The following proteins come from a genomic window of Corynebacterium crudilactis:
- the fdxA gene encoding ferredoxin, with amino-acid sequence MTYTIAQPCVDVLDRACVEECPVDCIYEGKRMLYIHPDECVDCGACEPACPVEAIFYEDDVPDEWIDYNDANAAFFDDLGSPGGAARLGAQDFDHPLIAALPPQA; translated from the coding sequence ATGACCTACACAATCGCACAGCCCTGCGTTGACGTCTTGGATCGTGCCTGCGTTGAAGAATGCCCAGTTGACTGCATCTATGAAGGCAAGCGCATGCTGTACATCCACCCGGATGAGTGCGTTGACTGTGGTGCATGTGAACCGGCTTGCCCTGTTGAGGCAATCTTCTACGAAGACGACGTCCCAGACGAGTGGATTGATTACAACGATGCCAACGCCGCATTCTTCGACGATCTGGGTTCTCCAGGTGGCGCTGCACGGCTTGGTGCGCAAGATTTTGATCACCCATTGATCGCTGCGTTGCCACCTCAGGCATAA
- the dapC gene encoding succinyldiaminopimelate transaminase, which translates to MTTSRTPLVSVLPDFPWDSLASAKAKAASHPDGIVNLSVGTPVDPVAPSIQIALAEAAGFPGYPQTVGTPELRAAIKGALERRYNMTKLVDASLLPVVGTKEAIALLPFALGITGTVVIPELAYPTYEVAAVAAGCTVMRSDSLFKLGPQIPSMMFINSPSNPTGKVLGIPHLRKVVKWAQENNVILAADECYLGLGWDDENPPISILDPRVCDGDHTNLIAIHSLSKTSNLASYRAGYLAGDPALIGELTEVRKNLGLMVPFPIQQAMIAALNDDDQEAGQKLIYALRRAKLMRALLESGFQVDNSEAGLYLWATREEPCRDTVDWFAERGILVAPGDFYGPRGAQYVRVAMTETDERISAFVSRLS; encoded by the coding sequence ATGACAACCTCTCGTACCCCGCTTGTTTCTGTTCTTCCTGATTTTCCATGGGATTCGCTTGCTTCTGCAAAAGCTAAAGCTGCGTCTCACCCGGATGGGATTGTAAATCTTTCTGTTGGCACTCCGGTTGATCCGGTTGCACCCAGCATTCAGATTGCATTGGCAGAAGCAGCGGGGTTTCCGGGTTATCCGCAAACCGTAGGCACCCCAGAACTCCGCGCAGCCATTAAGGGCGCGCTTGAGCGCCGCTACAACATGACCAAGCTTGTCGACGCCTCCCTCCTCCCTGTCGTGGGAACCAAGGAGGCCATCGCGTTGCTTCCGTTCGCTTTGGGAATCACCGGCACAGTTGTTATCCCAGAGCTTGCCTACCCAACGTATGAGGTAGCTGCCGTGGCCGCAGGATGCACCGTGATGCGTTCTGATTCGCTGTTTAAGCTCGGTCCGCAGATTCCATCAATGATGTTTATCAACTCACCTTCCAACCCCACTGGCAAGGTGCTGGGCATCCCACATCTACGCAAGGTCGTGAAGTGGGCACAGGAAAACAACGTCATTTTGGCAGCAGATGAATGCTACTTAGGGCTTGGTTGGGATGATGAAAACCCACCGATCTCAATTTTGGATCCACGTGTGTGTGATGGTGATCATACCAACCTGATTGCGATCCATTCTTTGTCCAAGACATCCAACCTTGCTTCCTACCGCGCAGGTTACCTTGCTGGCGATCCTGCTCTGATTGGTGAACTCACTGAGGTCCGTAAAAACTTAGGCCTCATGGTTCCATTCCCAATTCAGCAGGCAATGATTGCAGCGCTGAATGATGATGATCAAGAAGCAGGGCAGAAGCTTATCTATGCACTGCGTCGCGCTAAGTTGATGCGTGCGCTTTTGGAATCCGGTTTCCAGGTAGATAATTCTGAAGCCGGACTTTACCTCTGGGCAACGCGTGAAGAACCATGCCGCGATACTGTCGATTGGTTTGCTGAGCGTGGAATTCTGGTAGCGCCAGGAGACTTTTATGGCCCTCGTGGCGCACAATATGTGCGTGTAGCAATGACTGAAACAGATGAGCGCATTAGCGCCTTTGTTTCTCGCCTGAGCTAA
- a CDS encoding GtrA family protein, with the protein MSSEQKTWGSRFLHTSRQFIKFGIVGGSGTLVNLAVAALSKKIAGWTAGIHESDAFMNLLGSAFHIRWFHVFMTIAFLVANIWNYQLNRMWTFKTATIVSWWRGFFPFLATGLVAFIVSQVVATLLMNETSPIALSSEIFDDSSGFRTKFYWALVISILVSMPVNYIVNKYWTFKKPKTRVILETEPS; encoded by the coding sequence TTGAGTTCCGAGCAAAAAACCTGGGGTAGTCGATTCCTTCACACCTCTCGGCAGTTCATCAAGTTCGGAATCGTCGGAGGCTCTGGAACCTTGGTCAACTTGGCAGTGGCTGCACTGTCCAAGAAGATTGCCGGATGGACGGCAGGGATCCATGAGAGCGATGCGTTCATGAACCTTCTAGGCTCCGCGTTTCATATCCGCTGGTTTCACGTCTTTATGACCATTGCATTCCTTGTGGCGAATATCTGGAACTATCAGCTCAACCGAATGTGGACTTTCAAGACGGCAACAATTGTTTCCTGGTGGAGGGGCTTTTTCCCATTCTTGGCTACAGGACTCGTTGCGTTTATCGTGAGCCAGGTGGTGGCAACGCTGCTCATGAACGAGACTTCTCCGATTGCTTTGTCCTCTGAAATTTTTGATGACTCCTCGGGCTTCCGGACCAAGTTCTACTGGGCACTGGTAATTTCCATCTTGGTTTCAATGCCGGTGAACTACATTGTGAACAAGTACTGGACCTTCAAGAAGCCTAAAACACGGGTTATTCTGGAGACCGAACCTTCTTAA
- a CDS encoding HNH endonuclease signature motif containing protein → MITPGGIMITDIYFSHNNPHDPYTHHTTELNRDTHQLWVILTTDSDDFDSDSFITEAIRITGYSRHEVNNGLHAMAAMTNLPHLRAIQERYYFLGIRYLASIMIAVAKADPALWEELDLRITDALTPVTDGEVMIQSSTLAKRIAMWIKELDPAPASDPSSQQDYVQVHTTDEATYVRIKISGSNRHLLNDIFTQLAEVDTGLPEALMALLAEKTTVKVTKYLYSPHHHPEQLWSPDDGDIDPDAYANCVVECVKDLDGVAETTEKSYTPSEKMKALIRARDGHCRFPGCCVKASKCQVDHIIPWDQGGPTAAWNLQLLCQRHHNMKTDGRYVAEANGMAEVRWVGPMDVPAVTRPSGPLVKEMPRGVWGQLLRNRLQARFERIRDRALNKED, encoded by the coding sequence ATGATCACTCCAGGGGGAATTATGATCACTGACATCTACTTCAGTCACAACAACCCACACGACCCATACACCCACCACACCACCGAACTCAACCGAGATACCCACCAACTCTGGGTCATCCTCACCACCGACTCCGATGACTTTGACTCGGATTCTTTTATCACTGAAGCCATCCGTATCACCGGCTACTCCCGCCACGAAGTCAACAACGGCCTACATGCAATGGCTGCTATGACTAACCTCCCGCATCTACGCGCGATTCAAGAGCGCTATTACTTCCTGGGTATCCGCTATCTGGCCTCCATTATGATTGCGGTGGCTAAAGCAGATCCCGCCCTGTGGGAGGAGCTTGATCTGCGCATTACAGACGCGTTGACTCCAGTTACTGATGGGGAAGTTATGATCCAATCCTCCACTCTGGCTAAGCGTATTGCCATGTGGATTAAAGAACTCGATCCTGCCCCTGCCTCTGATCCATCATCCCAACAGGATTATGTCCAGGTCCACACCACTGATGAGGCCACCTATGTGCGTATCAAAATCAGCGGCTCCAACCGACACCTACTCAATGATATTTTCACCCAGCTCGCTGAGGTTGATACTGGTTTGCCTGAAGCGTTGATGGCGTTGTTGGCGGAGAAAACCACGGTGAAGGTCACTAAGTATCTTTATTCCCCGCATCATCATCCTGAGCAGTTATGGTCGCCTGATGATGGTGATATTGATCCTGATGCCTATGCCAATTGCGTGGTGGAGTGCGTGAAGGATCTTGATGGGGTTGCTGAGACCACGGAGAAGAGCTACACCCCGAGTGAGAAGATGAAAGCACTGATCCGGGCGAGGGATGGGCATTGTCGTTTTCCGGGGTGTTGTGTGAAGGCGAGTAAGTGCCAGGTGGATCATATTATTCCGTGGGATCAGGGTGGTCCGACTGCTGCGTGGAATCTGCAGTTGTTGTGTCAGCGGCATCATAATATGAAAACTGATGGTCGTTATGTGGCGGAGGCCAATGGGATGGCGGAGGTTCGCTGGGTTGGGCCGATGGATGTGCCGGCGGTGACGCGGCCGTCGGGTCCGTTGGTGAAGGAGATGCCGCGGGGTGTGTGGGGGCAGTTGTTGCGTAATCGGTTGCAGGCCCGTTTTGAACGGATCCGCGACCGAGCCCTCAATAAAGAAGACTAG
- the dapD gene encoding 2,3,4,5-tetrahydropyridine-2,6-dicarboxylate N-succinyltransferase — MTTASATGIATLSSTGAVLDVWYPEIGTTDHSALTPLEGVDEDRGVTRKIVNTTIETDIPPVDSYDAWLRLHLLSYRTFRPHTINLDGLFGLLNNVVWTNFGPCAVEGFALTKARLSRRGQVTVFSVDKFPRMVDYVIPSGVRIGDADRVRLGAYLAEGTTVMHEGFVNFNAGTLGASMVEGRISAGVTVDDGTDVGGGASIMGTLSGGGQHVISLGKRCLLGANSGCGIPLGDDCIIEAGLYITAGTKVLIDGSLVKASALAGTNSLVFRRDSVSGQVVAVTNTKVVALNTDLHSN; from the coding sequence ATGACTACTGCTTCCGCAACCGGAATTGCAACCCTGTCCTCCACTGGTGCTGTCCTTGACGTGTGGTACCCCGAAATCGGTACCACCGATCACTCCGCGCTCACCCCACTTGAAGGTGTTGATGAAGATCGCGGTGTCACTCGCAAGATCGTGAATACCACCATCGAAACCGACATTCCCCCTGTCGATTCCTACGATGCATGGCTTCGCCTTCACCTCCTCTCCTATCGAACTTTCCGCCCGCACACAATTAATCTCGATGGACTCTTCGGACTCTTAAACAACGTCGTGTGGACCAATTTTGGACCTTGTGCTGTAGAAGGCTTCGCACTCACCAAAGCCCGCCTGTCACGTCGTGGCCAGGTGACAGTGTTTAGCGTCGATAAATTTCCACGCATGGTGGATTACGTGATTCCCTCGGGCGTGCGCATTGGCGATGCCGACCGCGTCCGACTCGGCGCATACCTTGCGGAAGGCACCACTGTCATGCACGAAGGTTTCGTGAATTTCAACGCAGGCACATTGGGCGCTTCCATGGTCGAAGGCCGCATCTCGGCAGGTGTTACCGTCGATGACGGCACAGATGTTGGTGGTGGCGCATCCATCATGGGCACTTTGTCCGGCGGTGGCCAACACGTCATTTCGCTCGGCAAGCGCTGCCTGCTCGGCGCAAATTCCGGTTGCGGCATACCGCTCGGCGATGACTGCATCATTGAAGCCGGCCTCTACATCACCGCAGGCACCAAAGTGCTTATCGACGGATCCCTCGTCAAAGCATCCGCCCTCGCAGGGACAAACAGCTTGGTATTTAGGCGCGATTCAGTCAGTGGCCAAGTTGTCGCAGTCACCAACACCAAGGTGGTGGCGCTTAACACTGATTTGCACTCCAACTAG
- the aroP gene encoding aromatic amino acid transport protein AroP — MASTKTASSKTNEGLGTGLRTRHLTMMGLGSAIGAGLFLGTGVGIRAAGAAVLLAYIIAGVIVVLVMQMLGEMAAARPASGSFSRYGEDAFGHWAGFSLGWLYWFMLIMVMGAEMTGAAAIMGAWFGIAPWIPSLVCVVFFAVVNLAAVRGFGEFEYWFAFIKVAVIAVFLLIGIALIFGLLPGTTFVGTSNFIGDHGFMPNGIPGVAAGLLAVAFAFGGIEIVTIAAAESDKPREAISLAVRAVIWRISVFYLGSVLVITFLMPFESINGADTAADSPFTQILAMANIPGAVGFMEAIIVLALLSAFNAQIYATSRLVFSMANRKDAPRVFGKLSSSSVPTNAVLLSMFFAFVSVGLQYWNPAGLLDFLLNAVGGCLIVVWAMIALSQLKLRKVLEANSEISTVRMWAHPWLGIITLVLLTGLVLLMLGDTASRGQVYSVAIVYGFLILLSFATVNSPFRGGRKTSDLN; from the coding sequence ATGGCTTCCACCAAAACTGCTTCATCTAAAACTAATGAAGGGCTGGGAACCGGACTACGGACCCGCCACCTGACAATGATGGGACTCGGCTCCGCAATCGGCGCCGGACTGTTCCTTGGCACCGGCGTCGGCATCCGCGCCGCCGGTGCTGCTGTGCTCTTGGCGTACATCATCGCTGGAGTAATCGTTGTCCTTGTCATGCAGATGCTCGGCGAAATGGCCGCAGCACGTCCTGCCTCCGGATCCTTTTCCCGCTATGGCGAAGATGCCTTCGGACACTGGGCTGGCTTCTCCCTTGGTTGGTTGTACTGGTTCATGCTCATCATGGTGATGGGTGCAGAAATGACCGGTGCCGCTGCAATCATGGGAGCCTGGTTTGGAATTGCTCCTTGGATTCCATCTCTGGTGTGTGTTGTATTTTTTGCCGTAGTAAATCTCGCTGCAGTTCGTGGTTTTGGTGAATTCGAATACTGGTTCGCCTTCATCAAAGTTGCTGTGATTGCGGTCTTCCTGCTCATTGGCATCGCTTTGATCTTCGGACTGCTGCCCGGCACTACGTTTGTGGGAACTTCGAACTTTATCGGCGATCATGGTTTCATGCCGAATGGTATTCCTGGTGTTGCTGCTGGTCTTTTGGCTGTGGCATTCGCCTTCGGCGGCATAGAAATTGTCACCATCGCTGCTGCGGAATCTGATAAGCCACGCGAAGCAATTTCCCTCGCGGTACGTGCAGTGATCTGGCGCATTTCAGTCTTCTATTTGGGTTCTGTTTTGGTGATTACTTTCCTCATGCCCTTCGAATCCATCAATGGCGCAGACACTGCTGCGGATTCCCCATTCACTCAGATTTTGGCAATGGCTAATATTCCAGGTGCGGTGGGCTTCATGGAAGCAATCATTGTCCTCGCATTGCTGTCTGCATTCAACGCTCAGATTTACGCAACCTCCCGCCTGGTATTTTCCATGGCTAACCGGAAGGATGCCCCTCGCGTATTCGGCAAGCTGAGTTCCAGCAGCGTTCCTACCAATGCTGTGCTGCTGTCCATGTTCTTCGCTTTCGTCTCTGTCGGTCTCCAATACTGGAATCCAGCTGGACTCCTTGATTTTCTCCTCAACGCTGTGGGTGGCTGTTTGATTGTCGTCTGGGCAATGATCGCGTTGTCACAGCTGAAATTACGTAAAGTGCTTGAAGCAAACAGCGAGATTTCCACAGTGCGTATGTGGGCACACCCTTGGTTAGGCATCATTACGTTGGTATTGCTCACAGGTTTGGTTCTCCTCATGCTCGGCGATACTGCTTCTCGCGGCCAGGTTTACTCTGTTGCTATCGTCTACGGCTTCCTAATTTTGCTGTCTTTTGCCACGGTGAATAGCCCTTTTAGAGGTGGACGTAAAACTTCCGACTTGAACTGA
- a CDS encoding DapH/DapD/GlmU-related protein, whose amino-acid sequence MSENIRGAQAIGIANIAMDGTVLDTWYPDPQKFNPEQWAERYPLEVGTTRLGANELTPRMLQLVKLDQDRLVEQVAVRTIIPDLSQPPIDAHDVYLRLHLLSHRLVRPHELHMSNCLELLSNVVWTNKGPCLPENFEWVRGALRSRGLIHVYCVDRLPRMVDYVVPAGVRISEAERVRLGAYLAPGTSVLREGFVSFNSGTLGAAKIEGRLSSGVVIGENSDIGLSSIVMSPRDEKQRRLPLSIGKNCHFGVSSGVVGVSLGDNCDIGNNIVLDSDTPIWFAADEEFRTVNSIEGQDNWSIRREIGYHEPVARQKS is encoded by the coding sequence TTGAGTGAGAACATTCGCGGAGCCCAAGCGATCGGCATTGCCAATATCGCAATGGACGGAACCGTTTTGGACACCTGGTACCCAGACCCGCAGAAGTTCAACCCAGAACAATGGGCAGAACGCTATCCCCTGGAAGTTGGCACCACCCGCCTAGGCGCAAATGAATTAACCCCACGCATGCTGCAATTGGTCAAACTTGATCAAGACCGCCTCGTGGAACAAGTTGCGGTTCGCACAATCATCCCAGACCTTTCACAACCACCGATTGACGCCCACGATGTATACCTGCGTCTCCATTTGCTGTCACACCGACTTGTCCGCCCACACGAATTACACATGAGCAACTGCCTAGAGCTACTCTCCAACGTTGTGTGGACAAACAAAGGCCCCTGCTTGCCAGAAAACTTTGAATGGGTCCGCGGTGCCTTGCGCTCCCGCGGCTTAATCCACGTTTACTGCGTGGACCGCCTCCCCCGCATGGTCGATTATGTCGTCCCTGCAGGAGTCCGCATCTCCGAAGCAGAACGAGTACGTTTGGGCGCTTATCTCGCGCCGGGTACCTCTGTGCTGCGCGAAGGCTTTGTCTCCTTTAACTCAGGCACCCTCGGTGCAGCCAAAATTGAAGGCCGACTCAGTTCCGGAGTAGTTATTGGTGAAAACTCTGACATCGGATTATCTTCCATCGTCATGTCACCTCGTGATGAAAAACAACGACGGTTGCCGCTGAGTATCGGAAAGAACTGCCACTTTGGTGTGAGCTCCGGAGTCGTGGGAGTCAGCCTCGGAGACAACTGCGATATTGGAAACAACATCGTCTTAGACTCCGATACCCCCATTTGGTTTGCAGCCGATGAAGAATTCCGCACAGTGAATTCAATCGAAGGCCAAGATAACTGGTCAATCAGGCGCGAAATTGGATACCACGAGCCTGTTGCACGTCAAAAATCCTGA
- the dapE gene encoding succinyl-diaminopimelate desuccinylase has protein sequence MNHQHLNSEHAPELDLFGDPIILTQRLVDIPSPSGEEKQIADAIEGALRKLNLPGVEVLRFNNNVLARTSRNLSSRVVLAGHIDTVPIADNLPSRLEDGIMYGCGTVDMKSGLAVYLHTFATLAVSPELRHDLTLIAYECEEVADHLNGLGHIQAAHPGWLEADLALLGEPTGGWIEAGCQGNLRIKATAHGVRAHSARSWLGDNAMHKLAPLISEIAAYEPINVNIDGLTYREGMNIVFCESGVANNVIPDLAWININFRFAPNRTLDEAIAHVAQALDLDGYEGIEWAVEDGAGGALPGLGKQVTSGLIDVVGHGKIRAKFGWTDVSRFSAMGVPALNFGAGDPSFAHKRDEQCPVEQITEVAAMLKHYLSA, from the coding sequence GTGAATCATCAACATCTCAACTCTGAACATGCGCCAGAGCTAGATCTTTTCGGCGACCCAATTATCCTTACTCAACGCCTGGTAGATATACCGAGCCCTTCGGGTGAGGAGAAACAGATCGCAGATGCAATCGAAGGTGCCCTTCGAAAACTAAATCTACCTGGTGTGGAGGTGCTTCGCTTCAATAACAACGTTCTTGCGCGAACCTCTCGAAATTTGTCTTCGCGGGTGGTGTTGGCAGGTCATATTGATACGGTGCCTATCGCGGATAATCTTCCTAGCCGGTTGGAAGATGGAATCATGTATGGCTGCGGCACTGTGGACATGAAATCAGGCTTGGCTGTCTATTTGCATACTTTTGCCACGTTGGCGGTTTCTCCAGAGCTTCGCCATGACCTCACTTTGATTGCTTATGAATGTGAGGAGGTTGCGGATCACCTTAATGGGCTTGGTCATATTCAGGCTGCGCACCCAGGTTGGTTGGAGGCGGATTTGGCTTTGCTGGGTGAGCCTACCGGGGGTTGGATCGAGGCGGGGTGTCAGGGCAATCTGCGGATCAAAGCTACTGCGCATGGTGTACGTGCGCACTCTGCCAGAAGCTGGTTGGGGGATAATGCGATGCATAAACTAGCTCCGCTTATCTCTGAGATCGCGGCGTATGAACCAATCAATGTCAACATTGATGGCTTGACTTATCGAGAGGGAATGAACATCGTTTTTTGCGAATCTGGTGTGGCCAACAACGTTATTCCAGATCTTGCCTGGATAAATATTAATTTCCGTTTCGCACCAAACCGGACTCTCGATGAAGCGATTGCACACGTAGCCCAGGCGCTTGACCTTGATGGCTATGAAGGCATCGAATGGGCGGTGGAGGACGGCGCGGGTGGTGCCCTTCCGGGCTTGGGCAAGCAGGTGACAAGCGGGCTTATCGACGTTGTTGGTCACGGAAAAATTCGCGCAAAATTTGGCTGGACCGATGTGTCACGATTTTCTGCCATGGGAGTGCCAGCGCTTAACTTTGGTGCAGGTGATCCAAGCTTCGCACACAAGCGCGATGAGCAATGCCCAGTGGAGCAAATTACTGAGGTAGCAGCAATGTTGAAGCATTACCTGAGCGCGTAA
- a CDS encoding TIGR00730 family Rossman fold protein — translation MAPKQTPSPEKNRNLVGPVLQRRQSEGTFDQRLLEMRSDHDWKHADPWRVLRIQSEFVAGFDALHEMPKAVTVFGSARIQEGHPYYQKGVELGVKLAEADYAVVTGGGPGLMEAPNRGAVEAQGLSVGLGIELPHEQHLNPYVDLGLNFRYFFARKTMFLKYSQAFVCLPGGFGTLDELFEVLCMVQTGKVTNFPIVLIGTEFWAGLVDWIRTRLVDEGMIDVKDVDRVLVTDDLDSAVNFIIDAHSGLDVARRHD, via the coding sequence ATGGCTCCTAAGCAAACCCCTAGCCCTGAGAAAAATCGCAACCTGGTGGGACCAGTGTTGCAGCGCCGGCAGTCTGAAGGAACTTTTGATCAGCGCTTGCTGGAAATGCGTTCAGATCACGATTGGAAGCATGCAGATCCTTGGCGCGTACTGCGTATCCAATCTGAATTCGTTGCCGGATTTGATGCCCTCCATGAGATGCCAAAAGCCGTCACTGTTTTTGGGTCTGCACGCATCCAAGAAGGACATCCTTATTATCAAAAGGGTGTGGAACTCGGCGTGAAGTTGGCTGAAGCTGACTACGCAGTTGTCACCGGAGGGGGCCCAGGGCTTATGGAAGCACCCAACCGTGGTGCTGTTGAAGCGCAGGGGCTTTCGGTCGGGTTGGGCATTGAGCTTCCTCATGAGCAGCACCTGAACCCTTATGTCGATTTGGGTCTCAACTTCCGGTACTTCTTTGCCCGCAAGACAATGTTTTTGAAGTATTCCCAGGCATTTGTGTGCTTACCTGGTGGTTTCGGAACACTAGATGAGCTGTTCGAAGTCTTGTGCATGGTCCAAACCGGCAAAGTAACCAATTTCCCGATTGTGTTGATCGGCACGGAATTTTGGGCTGGGTTGGTCGATTGGATTCGTACCCGTTTGGTGGACGAAGGCATGATCGATGTGAAAGATGTGGACCGCGTCTTGGTTACCGATGACCTCGATAGCGCGGTTAATTTCATCATTGATGCGCACAGTGGACTGGACGTAGCGCGCCGTCACGATTAA
- the folP gene encoding dihydropteroate synthase, protein MSSLPVIMAIVNRTPDSFYDKGATFEDTAALNRVAEVITQGAGIVDIGGVKAGPGDFVSAKEEIDRVVPIIAAVRERFPDIDISVDTWRASVADVAVAHGATLINDTWAGHDPELLEVAGAHKVGYVCSHTGGVIPRTRPFRVHFDDVVADMIAETTKLAERAVYAGVPEERVFIDPTHDFGKNTFHGLELLRRIDEVVATGWPVLMALSNKDFIGETLDRGVDKRVSGTLAATAWAAARGVAAFRVHEVEETFDVLQMTAAIMGDAAPLNTVRGLV, encoded by the coding sequence ATGAGTTCTTTGCCGGTCATCATGGCCATCGTCAATCGCACCCCAGATTCTTTCTATGACAAGGGTGCGACATTTGAGGATACTGCTGCTCTTAATCGGGTCGCGGAAGTTATCACACAAGGTGCTGGCATTGTAGATATCGGTGGTGTGAAAGCTGGTCCCGGTGACTTTGTGTCAGCGAAAGAAGAAATCGATCGCGTGGTCCCCATCATTGCTGCGGTGCGTGAACGATTCCCCGATATTGATATTTCCGTGGATACCTGGCGCGCATCGGTGGCAGATGTGGCAGTTGCGCATGGAGCAACCTTGATTAATGACACCTGGGCAGGCCACGATCCAGAATTGCTGGAAGTCGCAGGCGCCCACAAGGTGGGATATGTGTGTTCGCATACCGGGGGAGTCATTCCACGAACAAGGCCGTTTCGTGTCCATTTTGATGATGTCGTGGCAGATATGATCGCAGAGACCACCAAATTGGCGGAGCGGGCTGTGTATGCCGGGGTTCCGGAAGAGCGGGTGTTTATTGATCCGACGCATGATTTTGGAAAGAATACGTTCCATGGGCTCGAATTGTTGCGTCGCATTGATGAAGTAGTTGCAACGGGGTGGCCTGTGTTGATGGCCTTGAGTAATAAGGATTTTATTGGGGAAACGCTGGATAGGGGCGTCGATAAGCGGGTCTCTGGCACGCTTGCGGCCACTGCTTGGGCTGCGGCGCGCGGCGTGGCGGCTTTTCGCGTCCATGAAGTCGAGGAAACCTTTGATGTTTTGCAGATGACCGCGGCCATCATGGGCGATGCGGCACCGCTTAATACTGTGCGGGGGCTGGTGTGA
- a CDS encoding glucosyl-3-phosphoglycerate synthase, with protein sequence MVIPALNEAPTVAQVVEAALADGPLEVLVIDADSTDATAKEAAAAGATVLNWREILEIDPIAGKGESLWRGVAAARGDIVVFVDADLTSFRSGMVNQLVAPFDNDEIHLVKADYVRTFGDHTTGGGRVTELTAKPLLRVLFPGLSHIRQPLGGEYAIRRTTARALPFVSGYGVEVGLLIDVASQFGISSIAQIDLGSRSHNHQSLEALGSMADIVASTILQRHGHDIPLLQREPLDIY encoded by the coding sequence GTGGTGATCCCTGCGCTTAATGAAGCCCCAACCGTGGCACAAGTAGTGGAGGCGGCGCTCGCTGACGGCCCTTTGGAAGTGTTGGTCATCGATGCTGATTCCACAGATGCCACAGCCAAAGAAGCGGCAGCAGCAGGCGCAACTGTGCTGAATTGGCGGGAGATCCTTGAGATAGATCCCATTGCTGGCAAGGGAGAATCCCTATGGCGAGGCGTTGCTGCAGCGCGCGGCGATATCGTGGTGTTTGTAGACGCCGATCTCACGAGTTTTCGCTCAGGCATGGTGAACCAACTCGTTGCACCTTTTGACAATGATGAGATTCACCTGGTCAAAGCGGATTATGTGCGGACCTTTGGGGATCATACAACTGGCGGTGGGCGCGTCACGGAACTCACCGCAAAACCACTCCTGCGCGTGCTTTTCCCCGGCCTGAGCCATATCCGCCAGCCACTAGGCGGCGAATACGCCATCCGCCGAACCACCGCGCGTGCCCTGCCATTTGTCTCCGGGTACGGCGTTGAAGTGGGGCTGCTTATCGACGTCGCCTCTCAGTTTGGCATTTCGTCCATTGCTCAAATAGACCTTGGAAGCAGAAGCCATAACCACCAATCTTTGGAAGCTCTTGGATCCATGGCTGATATTGTGGCTTCAACTATTTTGCAGCGTCACGGCCATGATATTCCGCTGCTGCAACGAGAGCCATTGGACATCTACTAG
- a CDS encoding DivIVA domain-containing protein, with protein MLTWIIMIIVLLALIVIFTWVFAKLFGRGEETQPLPASNEIVEHNRQAVGDGNIDNIMFDTVMRGYRQDQVDDVIAHLKWQVDSLNAQLDQVRSRAGNFETR; from the coding sequence ATGCTGACCTGGATAATCATGATCATTGTGTTGCTCGCGCTCATCGTGATTTTCACATGGGTGTTTGCCAAACTTTTTGGTCGGGGAGAAGAGACCCAACCGTTGCCTGCAAGCAATGAGATTGTGGAGCACAACCGGCAGGCTGTCGGTGATGGAAACATCGATAACATCATGTTTGATACTGTGATGCGTGGCTACCGCCAAGACCAGGTTGATGATGTGATTGCTCATCTAAAGTGGCAGGTTGATTCCCTAAATGCTCAGCTTGATCAAGTACGCTCACGGGCAGGAAATTTCGAAACCAGGTAA
- a CDS encoding DUF3117 domain-containing protein gives MAAMKPRTGSGPMEAVEESRKIVMRIPSDGGGRLVVELNKEEAAELGALLLEASE, from the coding sequence ATGGCAGCAATGAAACCTAGGACCGGAAGCGGACCAATGGAAGCGGTTGAGGAAAGTCGCAAGATTGTCATGAGGATTCCATCAGACGGTGGCGGTCGCCTGGTAGTGGAACTCAATAAAGAAGAAGCAGCCGAGCTTGGAGCTTTACTATTGGAGGCATCCGAATAG